One part of the Vitis riparia cultivar Riparia Gloire de Montpellier isolate 1030 chromosome 6, EGFV_Vit.rip_1.0, whole genome shotgun sequence genome encodes these proteins:
- the LOC117917137 gene encoding auxin-responsive protein SAUR50-like, with the protein MAKFRSNSAKKKNGIVRLKIVVEKLQKSLSLGKKSASDYDDLEEAIDSAYVPPDVKEGHFAVIAVDGQEPKRFVVPLNFLTHPPFLRLLEQAAEEYGFDHEGALTIPCRPSELERLLAEQWQPERDPSVGVNWDSCKTLVKSC; encoded by the coding sequence ATGGCTAAGTTTAGAAGTAACAGTGCTAAGAAAAAGAACGGCATTGTAAGGCTTAAGATTGTTGTAGAGAAGCTGCAAAAGAGCCTTTCATTGGGGAAGAAATCAGCTTCTGACTATGACGATCTTGAAGAGGCTATTGACTCAGCATATGTGCCACCTGATGTCAAGGAAGGACACTTTGCAGTGATTGCAGTGGATGGCCAGGAACCTAAGAGATTTGTGGTTCCACTCAATTTTCTTACTCACCCACCATTCTTGAGGCTTTTGGAGCAAGCAGCTGAGGAATATGGTTTTGACCATGAGGGTGCATTAACAATCCCTTGTCGGCCCAGCGAGCTTGAGAGGTTACTGGCTGAGCAATGGCAGCCGGAGAGAGATCCTAGCGTTGGTGTCAACTGGGATTCCTGTAAAACCTTGGTTAAGAGCTGTTAG
- the LOC117916614 gene encoding dolichol kinase EVAN isoform X2, with amino-acid sequence MASQSLCNGERAVVLLFISAILFSTPSSLFSQALVLFLLAIAALFLDIRLDNSNFSVPFKTRPGASSGIFLGAVTLPAVMISRLIQLSRAFSLHEVGIKELGYLKVQYWATSASCFGVLIFIFLLMRRSPNNSCSFSSNSPQGLKFSSSCVVSCAVLCCVSFAIISYYGLHTVLLLLWVLFHGVAAAKLIQHVLNTFPSCASIGEALLVTSGLVLYFGDMLGCTIAKIDGFWIPLDLQYGAKRSEISTIIQGVVLGLLLFPIFFKFLLHIWEHIASSGHSEARVCNEIGKSLIFHTSLAFILIVIIPSWMQFVLDFHMHPLLWIFKFVFSEPLKRLSLCIYWVVVIYASILRFYKISKNSKVERILLRKYYHLMAVSMFLPAVIFQPKFLDLAFGAALAAFLTLEIIRVWRIWPLGQLVHQFMNAFTDHRDSNLLVVSHFSLLLGCALPIWMSSGYNDRPLAPFAGILSLGIGDTMASMVGHKYGVLRWSKTGKKTIEGTAAGITSVLVACSILLPLLASTGYIITQILTTAAVI; translated from the exons ATGGCTTCTCAGTCGTTGTGCAACGGCGAGAGAGCCGTGGTCCTCCTCTTCATCTCCGCCATCCTCTTCTCCACTCCCTCCTCGCTTTTCTCCCAAGCCCTGGTTCTCTTCCTTCTTGCCATTGCCGCCCTCTTCCTCGACATTCGCCTCGACAATTCCAATTTCTCTGTCCCCTTCAAGACCag gCCAGGTGCTTCGTCAGGGATATTTCTGGGGGCAGTTACACTGCCTGCTGTTATGATCTCAAGGTTGATTCAGCTATCAAGAGCATTCTCGTTGCATGAAGTTGGAATTAAAG AGCTTGGATATCTGAAAGTGCAATATTGGGCCACTTCTGCCAGCTGCTTCGGTGtgcttattttcattttcttactcATGCGGCGTTCTCCCAACAATAGCTGCTCCTTTTCTTCGAACAGTCCTCAGGGTTTGAAGTTTAGCTCAAGTTGCGTGGTTTCATGTGCAGTGTTGTGCTGTGTGTCTTTTGCTATAATATCATATTATG GATTGCACACAGTACTACTGTTACTGTGGGTGCTCTTTCATGGAGTGGCAGCTGCGAAATTAATTCAGCATGTTCTTAATACTTTTCCATCATGTGCTTCCATTG GAGAAGCACTTCTGGTGACTTCTGGTCTGGTTCTCTATTTTGGCGACATGCTAGGATGTACCATTGCAAAG ATTGATGGATTCTGGATACCATTAGACTTACAGTATGGAGCTAAAAGAAGTGAGATTAGTACCATCATTCAG GGAGTGGTGCTTggccttcttctttttccaatattctttaaatttcttctTCACATTTGGGAACACATTGCAAGTTCTGGTCACTCTGAAGCAAGGGTGTGCAATGAGATTGGGAAATCTCTTATTTTCCATACTTCCCTTGCATTTATCTTGATTGTGATCATCCCATCATGGATGCAGTTTGTTCTGGATTTTCATATGCATCCGCTGTTATG GatattcaaatttgttttctcGGAACCACTTAAAAGACTATCATTGTGTATTTATTGGGTGGTTGTTATATATGCATCAATTCTGCGGTTTTACAAAATCTCAAAGAATAGTAAAGTGGAGCGGATTCTTCTTCGCAAATACTATCATCTGATGGCTGTTTCGATGTTTCTGCCTGCTGTTATCTTCCAG CCAAAGTTTCTTGATCTAGCCTTCGGTGCAGCTTTGGCAGCTTTCTTGACATTAGAAATTATTCGA GTATGGAGAATTTGGCCCTTGGGACAACTTGTGCACCAGTTTATGAATGCTTTCACAGATCACCGTGATTCCAATCTTCTTGTTGTCAG ccatttttcacttttattggGATGTGCACTTCCTATCTGGATGTCTTCTGGTTACAATGATCGACCTCTTGCCCCCTTTGCTGGAATTTTGAGCCTTGGCATTGGAGATACAATG GCATCAATGGTTGGTCACAAGTATGGTGTCCTCAGGTGGAGCAAAACTGGCA AGAAAACCATTGAAGGTACTGCAGCTGGTATAACATCTGTCCTTGTAGCTTGCTCAATCCTTCTTCCACTTCTGGCTTCAACTGGATACATAATTACCCAG ATCTTAACTACTGCTGCTGTGATATAA
- the LOC117916614 gene encoding dolichol kinase EVAN isoform X1, with protein sequence MASQSLCNGERAVVLLFISAILFSTPSSLFSQALVLFLLAIAALFLDIRLDNSNFSVPFKTRPGASSGIFLGAVTLPAVMISRLIQLSRAFSLHEVGIKELGYLKVQYWATSASCFGVLIFIFLLMRRSPNNSCSFSSNSPQGLKFSSSCVVSCAVLCCVSFAIISYYGLHTVLLLLWVLFHGVAAAKLIQHVLNTFPSCASIGEALLVTSGLVLYFGDMLGCTIAKIDGFWIPLDLQYGAKRSEISTIIQGVVLGLLLFPIFFKFLLHIWEHIASSGHSEARVCNEIGKSLIFHTSLAFILIVIIPSWMQFVLDFHMHPLLWIFKFVFSEPLKRLSLCIYWVVVIYASILRFYKISKNSKVERILLRKYYHLMAVSMFLPAVIFQPKFLDLAFGAALAAFLTLEIIRVWRIWPLGQLVHQFMNAFTDHRDSNLLVVSHFSLLLGCALPIWMSSGYNDRPLAPFAGILSLGIGDTMASMVGHKYGVLRWSKTGKKTIEGTAAGITSVLVACSILLPLLASTGYIITQHWVSLLLAVTASGLLEAYTAQLDNAFIPLIFYSLLCL encoded by the exons ATGGCTTCTCAGTCGTTGTGCAACGGCGAGAGAGCCGTGGTCCTCCTCTTCATCTCCGCCATCCTCTTCTCCACTCCCTCCTCGCTTTTCTCCCAAGCCCTGGTTCTCTTCCTTCTTGCCATTGCCGCCCTCTTCCTCGACATTCGCCTCGACAATTCCAATTTCTCTGTCCCCTTCAAGACCag gCCAGGTGCTTCGTCAGGGATATTTCTGGGGGCAGTTACACTGCCTGCTGTTATGATCTCAAGGTTGATTCAGCTATCAAGAGCATTCTCGTTGCATGAAGTTGGAATTAAAG AGCTTGGATATCTGAAAGTGCAATATTGGGCCACTTCTGCCAGCTGCTTCGGTGtgcttattttcattttcttactcATGCGGCGTTCTCCCAACAATAGCTGCTCCTTTTCTTCGAACAGTCCTCAGGGTTTGAAGTTTAGCTCAAGTTGCGTGGTTTCATGTGCAGTGTTGTGCTGTGTGTCTTTTGCTATAATATCATATTATG GATTGCACACAGTACTACTGTTACTGTGGGTGCTCTTTCATGGAGTGGCAGCTGCGAAATTAATTCAGCATGTTCTTAATACTTTTCCATCATGTGCTTCCATTG GAGAAGCACTTCTGGTGACTTCTGGTCTGGTTCTCTATTTTGGCGACATGCTAGGATGTACCATTGCAAAG ATTGATGGATTCTGGATACCATTAGACTTACAGTATGGAGCTAAAAGAAGTGAGATTAGTACCATCATTCAG GGAGTGGTGCTTggccttcttctttttccaatattctttaaatttcttctTCACATTTGGGAACACATTGCAAGTTCTGGTCACTCTGAAGCAAGGGTGTGCAATGAGATTGGGAAATCTCTTATTTTCCATACTTCCCTTGCATTTATCTTGATTGTGATCATCCCATCATGGATGCAGTTTGTTCTGGATTTTCATATGCATCCGCTGTTATG GatattcaaatttgttttctcGGAACCACTTAAAAGACTATCATTGTGTATTTATTGGGTGGTTGTTATATATGCATCAATTCTGCGGTTTTACAAAATCTCAAAGAATAGTAAAGTGGAGCGGATTCTTCTTCGCAAATACTATCATCTGATGGCTGTTTCGATGTTTCTGCCTGCTGTTATCTTCCAG CCAAAGTTTCTTGATCTAGCCTTCGGTGCAGCTTTGGCAGCTTTCTTGACATTAGAAATTATTCGA GTATGGAGAATTTGGCCCTTGGGACAACTTGTGCACCAGTTTATGAATGCTTTCACAGATCACCGTGATTCCAATCTTCTTGTTGTCAG ccatttttcacttttattggGATGTGCACTTCCTATCTGGATGTCTTCTGGTTACAATGATCGACCTCTTGCCCCCTTTGCTGGAATTTTGAGCCTTGGCATTGGAGATACAATG GCATCAATGGTTGGTCACAAGTATGGTGTCCTCAGGTGGAGCAAAACTGGCA AGAAAACCATTGAAGGTACTGCAGCTGGTATAACATCTGTCCTTGTAGCTTGCTCAATCCTTCTTCCACTTCTGGCTTCAACTGGATACATAATTACCCAG CACTGGGTCTCTCTTCTCTTAGCTGTGACCGCAAGTGGTTTGCTGGAGGCCTACACAGCACAGCTTGATAATGCTTTCATACCTCTTATTTTCTACAGCCTTCTCTGTTTGTAA